The Solanum dulcamara chromosome 2, daSolDulc1.2, whole genome shotgun sequence region AGaagaaatattaaagaaaaatccCAATTTGTGTTCTTACAATGGGCCATCCCTTGATGTTAGGCAAGACATTTTGGTCTCAGAAATACCCAAACTTGGAAAAGAGGCTGCCCTTATGGCCATTGATGAATGGGCTCAGCCCAAATCACAAATTACCCATTTAGTCTTTTGTACAAGAAGTGGTGTTGACATGCCTGGTGCAGATTACCAATTAATTAAGTTATTGGGCCTAGGCCCATCAGTTCAACGTCTAATGATGTACCAACAAGGTTGTTTTGCCGGTGGCACGATGCTCCGGTTAGCGAAGGACTTAGCTGAGAATAACAAGGGTGCTAGGGTACTTGTCGTTTGTGCTGAGAGCTCGGCGATAGGGTTTCGCGGTCCGAGCGAAGCTCATCCCGATAACCTTATCGCGCAAGCATTGTTCGGGGATGGCGCGGTCGCAGTTATAATCGGTTCGGACCCTAAACCGGGCCTAGAGTGGCCCATTTTTGAGATTGTCTCGGCGGCCCAGACGTTTGTCCCTAACGGGGATAACCACCTCGCGCTACACCTACGCGAGATGGGCCTTACATTTCATTGTACCAAGGACGTACCACCAACCATCGCAAAAAATGTGGAGAGTTGCTTAATAAAGGCGTTTGAACCATTAGGAGTTTCAGATTGGAACTCGATGTTCTGGATTCTTCATCCAGGAGGTAATGCAATTGTGGACCAAGTAGAGACTACATTGGGCCTAGAGCCCGATAAGTTACGGGCCACGAGAAATATCCTTCGAGAATATGGTAACTTGTCTAGTGCATGTGTGCTATTCATATTGGatgaaattagaaaaaattCTGCTAGAGAAGGGCTGAAAACTACAGGAGATGGGCTGGATTTGGGAGTCCTTTTATCATTTGGGCCTGGGCTTACAATCGAGACAGTTGTACTCCGTAGTGAGCCCATTTAATATTTCAATAATAGGCCCATTATGTGTCTCTTCTTTTTACTTGGGCCTGGCCTTCTATGATGTTTAATTTTAGTAttccttaattttattttcttttgtttttgggGTTGGGGGGTGCGTAGTTTCCTCTATATGCAtgtattaataaataataaatgtcCACTATCTCCAgacatattatatataataaataataatataaattaatgtcATTTATTGccaaattttttattattttattcttaatattattatttttagttctCAAAACTTTTTTTGCTAAAATAAAACCCTAACTTCAGATTCATTCTACATttgttgtttttcctttttcttaaaaatatactatTAAATTTGTAAAAGCTTAATAATAAATCAAGggtattttagtaattttaataaaaatagcttatgagattattattattttatcaaacaCGACAACCGCTTATTGTTGATTTCTATACTTCTATTCaaatagataattatttatttataaaatcagtttgaaaatttaaaaatatttttatattgttgattTCTATACTTCTATTCAAATAGATAATtacttatttataaaatcagtttgaagatttaaaaatattttttagtacttaaaacttatgaggTATTTACAAATTAGCTAAATCCAAAATCAATGGAAAGCGATAGACCAATTTTTATATTGCTCATGCAAACTTGTGGGATGATTTTGTTAATGGGGATATAATTAATACTTATCATAGTTTAAACATTAATTAGGTTAAAGATTCTTGGAATTAACAATGTGTGTGAACTCACAAAAAATCATCATCCGGCGCCGGCGGCACCGCTGCCAAAAATccctataatattttttttataatcgaGAAATTTCTAAGTTTTATTGAGTGGCCTTTTTACTTTCTATGCTTATTAAGcttttatttttgacaatttaaatcaaaataaatttagaACTCGGTATTAGCGGATAAAAGTGcataaatatttgattttaattatgttatttAACTTGTATTAAAATCTTTATACGTGTACTCACTTTGTATCAATTTCGGACattatgtttgatattttatataACTAAAGTTCGTATATATATGACTGATGTTCAGATAAGATTCAGTCATTCTTATTTGAACTTtatcaatatataattaaaatacaataATTTTTACTATTGAAGACAAATACAGGTTAAATAACAATATTAAAATGAGCAGTTCAAGAATTTTTTTGCGTTATTAATACTTAAGATTGAcatcttaaaatttaaaattcataaaattagtTGTAGTAGTTatgctataaaaaaaaataaagggaaTTGACCACATAACATATACCATGTCCAATTCAAGTTGCATTGTTTAATTAATGAATTCATATGTTCTGTCTAACAAGACATAACCAATACCTACCAACACATTAAATTTGTGGGGAAgtttgaaataaattaaaattctaaGTGTGGCTTTAGTATATTATTCAAGATGGCAGTGGATCGAGGGAAAACTATTTCAATCTTTAATtagagatttagagttcgagttttgaatataaaattttctttattagGTAGCACTTTACctttaaatatgaatttttcgacataaatttaaatttaatcgaaCTTAATATTGATATTAAGCAATGAAATTGATCTACaattaaaagaattttttttataacgtACTCGATAGTAACCCTTAAAACTAAAGTGgccacacacacatatatataataatgagaTTGTctaactttttaaaataataaaattaaattttaaaataactaaCTGGAGTGaaaaattagataaattatCACACAAATATAATAGAATGAATGAAATTCCTTCACTTTTAATTAGATACTTCGCATTCAAGTTAGTTGCACCAAATCGACCCGCATTATATATCACGAATATGAATTAATAGatcaataaattttgaatctAGATAAACTTATCTGAATGAGGAACAACCTTTTGAAACATGTGGgatatcaaaatagatattatattttttctctccAATTCCCAAGTACATGTCTTGATAGCTTTcctatttagtatttttttaaaaaaaaattattttcactttTGGGCACTAATTTAGATTTTGTATCGCATAATCCTCATTTAAGGAAGAAGTTTTCTTCTATTCAAAACTCAAACTCTTCGATTAAaggtaaataaataatatgcattTCATCACAATCCTACTTACCCTTAGTAGCATAGTCACATAAAGTTTAGGATGGCCAGTCGGATGCCCTTCGTCTAAAAATTATACTATGCATATAAAAATCGTTCAGGAGGGCCAGTCGGACACCCTTCGTCTAAAAATTATACTATGCATATAAAAATCGTATAAAGTATATaagtcaaaaattatttttcatacatatatattaaattttgaacactcttaataatttttttgactttGCCACTGCTTACCCTACTTACTTTAATCGAATATTTTctgtaaataaaataaggtaagtcccccaaaataattaataaattagaGGGGACAAACATAAGGTATCAAGAACATGTCTCCTCTCAGAAAATAACGTGATTTATACAAGTTCAACATGCTCCActcactttattttattttattttattttattttatatatggaCATGAATTTTACCACCAACAAAGGATATAATTACAAAATTACGATCAGATCCATTCAACTAAAGTTAGTTGCATTTAACCAAcattaatatttataattttatatgtctGCATTTGAGATTCTCTTGGAACAATTATTAAATTCCTTATGGAAATTCTACAACTCAGAACGCACAGTCATGTGATATAAATTGGTAGCCTCAATAATACCAATAgattttgtttgtttgtatatttgCATTATTTGAGTAGAAAATTATGAATTGAACTTATAGTAGTTCAATCTGTCTAAATTAAAGTCTACACTTGATGAAATGCAATGGACAAACGGACTTACTACCGTCTTATGCTAAATATAATAActgagaaaatattatgtatataatattgtgttgatatatatatattttattattaaaataaaatattaaggataTATTTTAATGGATATAAATTGACAAGAATGTGGTCAATTATTCTTGGTGTAACTTATGTAACTGCAAAGCCATGTTCTACTTTATTATGCCTTGTAACATATGTAACTTGGATGACATAATTCCTCCATTAATTTACTTATATTATTATTCACTTTATTTCTATTCAAGACAAGGAAGGATTCCCCACCAATAAATAGTGGTGTTTCTTCCTTTGTGAAGAATATGACAAAGAAGATGAGATGAAATATGTTAAGTGTGGAAAAATATTGTAGTGTGTAgtagtgaaagagagagttgagacaaGAAAATATTCTAAGTCTTCAACTATATTCGCTATACAAAAGAGACTAATTATATGTTGAACGAAAGTGTTCTTTTTATGGAGCTTTGAACTCTTCAACTAATCCAAAGTTGTTTGAGTTTTACAACTTTGTTGGGCTGTTGTATCCTGAAGGAGACAAATCAAGAGATATACTGTTGGATCGGTGTAGATTATGCCGCAGTgagcttgaatctccttaaagcgAGCGATATATCCACGCCTCAACctgaatgaattatttatttatttttatcatttttattttcaactgtaatTATTATAATTGTGGTATATTACACCTATATATTGCAAATACATGATAATGTATATAATATTGCAAATACACGAATATACATTTTTCCGCACAAAAGAAAGATATTGACTACACCCTAATACCCTACTTCCATAGCTATCACATCCACATGTAACCTTATCAAACAACACcactagaaaagaaaaaagacatacctaaacatgaaaaaaaaatctagaGAACAATAGGAGTTAATCTGATGATGAACACTCCAATTACTTTCAATTCAAAAATTGTCAGTTCGAATACTCTTTGAGgaaataaaaaatgtaaaagTTCCTAAGGAGCGATAAAAAAATGTAAAGAAAAGAGAGTGCAGGAGAGACAGTTCATGGTGGTTATTGGTTAATATGAAAGTTTAAAATGTTCAAATTGGGTAATTATCCAAAAgttgagtcatttctaattatATACAATCTTTACTATTCAATTCCTATTTTGTACTTCCTatattataatttcatataatTTATTCACAAACTAAACAATTTCTTAATGAGAATCTTTAATGACCACTTAGACGTTATGACATATTGTGAGATCACAATAAAATAGCATTTAAGAACATTTCTCTTATACTTTTAAATCTAAGATTTTACTTTCTGACCAATCAAACCTacaaatgtcacgacccaaaatgggccgtgagtggcacccacacttaacctcctgggtgggagaaccaatgatacaaacccCAGCTTAGattaacgattcaacttataaatcacgATAACACTGCGGAAGctcaatcttattaaagtcagaaataacaaaagccactaaaatctattacttgacgttccccaaaatctgaaagtcatcacattaaggacatctaaattctaaatctaagtctggaaatatcaaacaccagaataaacaaataataaaatgtgtccgaaaactaaagacaccatgccataaccgagaaattccatcacgagctagaagggtagctcaccctgaaatcttctgaattggagactgactagagctgaggtcgagtcgaagccgatggaagactcgctgcactccacaaaataaaacaaagaaagatatacgtaggggtcagtacagggcaacatgtactgagtaggtatcatcggtcgactcaaaatagaaatcaatatacataaaataatagtgggaaatcaacaacaacacttaacaggtggcaaccaacgaacaattacataaccggtcaacaatatcaagatcacacatgaggactcaagcctctacaccacactctttgaaatatgagtttttggagattgggtagcattaagtaattttaatttatttccctttaatattaccgtgccggaacgtgacacccgatccaaatatactgtgtcggaacgtgacacccgatccaaatataccgtgtcggaacgtgacacccgatccaaatataccgtgtcggaacgtgacacccgatccaaatataattaatttatccttccttatgattacattccacttcattaacaatatttcatcaagccttctttattcaaggcaccatttttgatggggcaagttcaagattatggatttcatggcctcgggattttagaccaatcacaataacatatcaaccatccaaaccacatcaattaaatgcgtagtaaacttcacacatattactccatgaatatcaatcactattaagagtctatctatgatgtagaataaaaaccataacctacctccaccgaagaaccaaagtcaagcaagctaagtCAATggtgatttccctttcttcgatgcctTAGAACGTtcccaatctatcaagtatgcaatattcataagtaaacGAGTAtgtagacacccatattattatacatctagcctagacccaaaagctcacccaaatctataatcaatttctaaATATCAAGCGTAGGATTAAGTCATAATTCCtctaaataatataactttgatGGATTTCATATAAGCACTactcctaatatttaattacatatctcaatatatcaaaacttaaatcaTAAGGTGATAactaaacaaaattaaaaatcaaatccACTAATTTATAAAAGCAGTAACTTCACTGCAACCACAAATTCCATACACAATGACACCAAATGGAATTCATTGATATTATTACCTACTGATGACATTAAATGCTTCTCCTCAAGCATATGTAGCCTACCAATAACTAGCGTATGTAATTACAACAACCAATTTTGACATAGCTACTTAGATTTCTTTCCAttcaatagtaataataataatttaggcCACTTACCTTTAGGATGCCAACTTATAAAGAAATTGAAAGCTGCTAGATGAGAATTTCTTTACATGAGCCACCTCTTTCTTCAGAGACGTTCGTCCGCCGCAGGTAtgtttcttcttctctcttttctcgTTTCAGTTTTGTGTAGTAATGaacaattaaaatattaaaccctattccactttattttaaataaatatagaataagtggtatagagtactaattaaattatcaacttagcccattaattaaattagttatttaaatttaccccttaattaaataaccttagttatcaattagtccaaagtaTCCACTAAAAATTTACGGAataagtcttttatgaaataaaaagtcataGTATACAAAACGACCTGACTCGACGAACAAATGTGGATATTTTCCACGCATGTCAGCCTTAATCTCCCAAGTGAACTCCTCAACCGGACGATTcttccattgaaccttcacAGAAGCAATCTCtcttgacctcaacttgcggacctccctatcaagaatagctacaggctcctcctcataagacaaattctcatcaagcaagactGAATCCCAACGAATAATATAGgttccatcaccatgatatttctttagcatagacacatgaaacactgggtgcactccagacaaacctggaggtaaagccaattcataggccacctctccaacacgcttaaaaacttcaaacaatccaatatacctcggactgagcttacctcgcttaccgaatctcaccacacccttcatgggtgaaaccttcaacaacacttgctctccctccataaactccatgtccctgacctttcggtctgcataccccttctgcctgctctgagctgctagaagcttctcctgaatgattttcaccttctctaacgattccctcaaaagatcagttccccaaggtctcacctcaaaatgcatcaaatcaaccaatagaagacctacatctcctcccatacaacgcctcaaacggagccatatcaatactcgagtgatagctattattatacgagAACTCTGCCAGgggtaggaactgatcccaatgaccaccaaaatctatcacgcacgcacgaagcatatcctccagcacttgaattgtcctctcagactacccatcagtctgagggtgaaatgcagtactaagatccaatctagtacctaactcagcatgcaaggtcctccaaaagttagaagtaaattgtgtacctctatctgatatgatagaaaccggaactccatgtaatcgaacaatctcgcggatatagagtttggctaactttccagcatcataagtcacctttactggaatgaagtgagcaAACTTAGTTAActtatcaacaatcacccatatcgaatcaaacttacccaaggtctttggaaggccgaccgaaaaatccattgcaatcctttcccacttccattcaggaatggcattctttgaagtgtccctccaggcctttggtgctcatattttacctgctgataatttggacaatgggcaacaaaatcCACAATGTCACGCTTTATTTTGCTCCACCAATAATATTGTCTcagatcgcgatacatcttggttgcaccaggatgtatagagtacctcgaactgtgagcctctgcaagaatagtctgaatcaaattatcaatacgggGCACACATACCCGCCCCTTAATCCTTAAGACGCCTTCTTCATCGATCACGGCCTCTTTGGCCTCTCCCtgcaagaccatatcacgaatcCTGCTtagcttctcatcatcaaactgcttttctttaatcttgtcaaggaaggaagatcttgcctccacacaggcCAAAAACCTTCCTTTGTCagttacttccagcctcatatag contains the following coding sequences:
- the LOC129877996 gene encoding chalcone synthase B is translated as MKLENGQKIGRVHDRAEGPAKILAIGTATPFHWVDQTSYPDYYFKVTNSEHLVDLKEKFRRICSRTMIRKRHMFLTEEILKKNPNLCSYNGPSLDVRQDILVSEIPKLGKEAALMAIDEWAQPKSQITHLVFCTRSGVDMPGADYQLIKLLGLGPSVQRLMMYQQGCFAGGTMLRLAKDLAENNKGARVLVVCAESSAIGFRGPSEAHPDNLIAQALFGDGAVAVIIGSDPKPGLEWPIFEIVSAAQTFVPNGDNHLALHLREMGLTFHCTKDVPPTIAKNVESCLIKAFEPLGVSDWNSMFWILHPGGNAIVDQVETTLGLEPDKLRATRNILREYGNLSSACVLFILDEIRKNSAREGLKTTGDGLDLGVLLSFGPGLTIETVVLRSEPI